The following are from one region of the Elusimicrobiota bacterium genome:
- a CDS encoding histone deacetylase → MKPRVVYSPKYEVDYGEHAFSTRKFRLAAEACRPFAEIVEPAEPSRQALLLVHSRDWVEKLMTGVLSPADISRLELPFSPEIARAHRLAAGGTLLAARHALETGVGLHAGGGAHHAFKDHGEGYCAVNDIAFAILSLRSEGMIETAAVIDLDVHQGNGTASLFEMDPDTFTFSMQQHGLYPEIRRRSSLDIELAPGAGDAEYCDKLRHGLRAVMESKPDLVIYQAGVDVWEYDRLGGLKLTETGIQDRDRAVYDICRVYQVPVAVTLGGGYGPTPEDTARLHASTLKLFAR, encoded by the coding sequence ATGAAGCCCCGGGTGGTGTACTCGCCGAAGTACGAGGTCGATTACGGCGAGCATGCGTTCTCGACGAGAAAATTCCGTCTGGCCGCGGAGGCGTGCCGGCCTTTCGCCGAGATCGTCGAGCCGGCGGAGCCGTCGCGGCAGGCGCTCCTTCTCGTTCATAGCCGCGATTGGGTCGAGAAGCTCATGACCGGCGTTTTGAGCCCGGCCGATATATCCCGCCTGGAGCTCCCGTTCTCTCCCGAGATCGCGCGCGCTCACCGTTTAGCGGCGGGGGGGACCTTGCTGGCGGCACGGCACGCGCTCGAGACCGGCGTCGGGCTCCACGCGGGCGGAGGCGCCCACCACGCTTTTAAAGATCACGGCGAGGGCTATTGCGCGGTGAACGACATCGCGTTCGCGATCCTGTCTTTGCGCTCCGAAGGCATGATCGAGACCGCGGCGGTCATCGACCTCGACGTCCACCAGGGCAACGGCACGGCGTCCCTCTTCGAGATGGATCCCGACACGTTCACGTTCTCGATGCAGCAGCACGGCCTGTATCCGGAGATCCGCCGGCGCAGCTCGCTCGACATCGAGCTCGCCCCCGGCGCCGGCGACGCGGAGTACTGCGACAAGCTCCGCCACGGCCTCCGGGCCGTGATGGAGTCCAAGCCCGACCTCGTGATCTATCAAGCGGGAGTCGACGTCTGGGAGTACGACCGCCTCGGCGGCCTCAAGCTCACCGAGACCGGCATCCAGGACCGCGATAGGGCGGTCTACGACATCTGCCGCGTCTACCAGGTCCCCGTCGCCGTCACCCTCGGCGGCGGCTACGGCCCCACCCCAGAGGATACGGCGAGGCTGCACGCCTCCACCTTGAAGCTCTTCGCCCGTTGA
- the lnt gene encoding apolipoprotein N-acyltransferase, translating to MPRGRRAQLSAAALGGALAALGLPSWGLWGFAWFALVPLVLASNGAPAPRGAALAGFAAGLAYHVVALHWIYATCRFAQVPAVVAAFAVLGLSALLAASWAAAAALARALSESLPRALRPLVWALCWTAVASAASRFTPRFGVDLLGYTQWSNLALLQGGSWGGPHLLDFVLMLFNASLAEAWLEDRDDRAAAALTASLALAAGVWGHGAYVLAARPDDREPSARVEILQPVVDQYHKWDERWIAEILAGYEDLLSRPRPSPPALVVWPETSIPRWSLRSEPVAESARWAVKLGAQHLVGIIAAADRDGGPANAVQLIAPDGRLDGRYSKRQLVPFGEFVPLRRFVPRFVIDRWLMVLDNLGDMEAGAARQPLLQTAWGPTAVTICYEAIFPRWPRLDAARGARLMINITNDAWYLDTWGPRQHYRVNRFRAIENRLTVIRSGNNGVSAVIDPWGVTTAELALDERGRLDAEIPLRDAFPDRSFYTRHGDWLGALCILLVLAVAPTRFLASTVVDDSRAGDGVDKS from the coding sequence ATGCCACGGGGCCGACGCGCCCAACTGAGCGCCGCGGCCCTCGGCGGGGCCCTCGCGGCCCTCGGCCTTCCGTCGTGGGGGCTGTGGGGCTTCGCCTGGTTCGCTCTCGTTCCCCTGGTCCTGGCGTCCAACGGCGCGCCGGCGCCCCGCGGCGCCGCGCTGGCCGGCTTCGCCGCGGGCCTCGCCTACCACGTCGTCGCGCTGCACTGGATCTACGCGACGTGCCGCTTCGCCCAGGTCCCCGCCGTCGTCGCCGCGTTCGCCGTGCTCGGGCTGTCGGCCCTGCTCGCCGCGAGCTGGGCGGCCGCCGCGGCGCTGGCCCGCGCGCTGTCGGAGTCCCTGCCGCGCGCGCTGCGGCCCCTCGTCTGGGCGCTGTGCTGGACCGCCGTCGCCTCGGCCGCGTCCCGCTTCACGCCGCGCTTCGGCGTGGACCTGCTCGGCTACACCCAGTGGTCGAACCTCGCCCTGCTGCAGGGCGGGTCCTGGGGCGGGCCGCACCTGCTCGACTTCGTCCTGATGCTCTTCAACGCGTCGCTCGCCGAGGCCTGGCTCGAGGACCGCGACGACCGCGCCGCCGCGGCCCTGACGGCCTCGCTCGCGCTCGCCGCCGGCGTCTGGGGCCACGGCGCCTACGTCCTCGCCGCGCGGCCCGACGACCGGGAGCCTTCCGCCCGCGTCGAGATCCTCCAGCCGGTGGTGGACCAATATCACAAGTGGGACGAGCGCTGGATCGCGGAGATCCTCGCTGGCTACGAGGACCTGCTGTCCCGCCCGCGGCCGTCGCCGCCCGCGCTCGTCGTCTGGCCGGAGACCTCGATCCCGCGCTGGTCGCTCCGCTCCGAGCCCGTGGCCGAGTCCGCGCGCTGGGCCGTGAAGCTCGGCGCGCAGCACCTCGTCGGGATCATCGCGGCCGCCGACCGCGACGGCGGCCCGGCCAACGCGGTGCAGCTGATCGCGCCGGACGGACGCCTCGACGGCCGCTACTCCAAGCGCCAGCTCGTGCCGTTCGGCGAGTTCGTGCCGCTGCGCCGCTTCGTGCCGCGCTTCGTCATCGACCGCTGGCTGATGGTCCTCGACAACCTCGGCGACATGGAGGCCGGGGCGGCCCGCCAGCCGCTGCTCCAGACCGCGTGGGGGCCGACCGCCGTCACCATCTGCTACGAGGCGATCTTCCCGCGCTGGCCGCGCCTCGACGCCGCGCGCGGCGCGCGCCTGATGATCAACATCACCAACGACGCCTGGTACCTCGACACCTGGGGCCCGCGCCAGCATTACCGCGTCAACCGCTTCCGCGCCATCGAGAACCGCCTGACCGTGATCCGCTCCGGCAACAACGGGGTGTCCGCCGTCATCGACCCGTGGGGCGTGACGACCGCGGAACTCGCGCTGGACGAGCGCGGGCGGCTCGACGCCGAGATTCCGCTGCGGGACGCCTTCCCCGACCGTTCCTTTTATACGAGGCACGGGGACTGGCTGGGTGCTTTGTGCATTCTTCTGGTCCTTGCCGTCGCCCCGACGCGTTTCCTGGCTTCAACGGTCGTTGACGACAGTCGAGCGGGGGATGGGGTGGATAAGTCATGA
- the secA gene encoding preprotein translocase subunit SecA: MIKATFEKIFGTPSERTLKRFAPLLAQCNAFEAEVQGLSDADFPVRTAALKARVAELFSAIAVPENDEDQRKERKEAETAALNEVLPEAFALCREAAKRSIGLRHFDVQLLGGMVLHNGSIAEMRTGEGKTLVATAPAYLNALVGKGCHIVTVNDYLAKRDSEWMGPVYRFLGLTVGCVQHDASTQERQSAYRCDITFITNNELGFDYLRDNMVVRKDERVLQHLYYAIIDEVDSILIDEARTPLIISGAAEKSTERYAIVNKLIPHLKVRIITEEDEIQAKYQGTDLQKGFDAIVDEKNHTAILTEEGVSKCEALLGLTNLYDDLEGEWVHHITQALRAWHLYKRDVEYVVKDGEVIIVDEFTGRLMPGRRWSDGLHQAVEAHENLSPREENQTLATITFQNFFKIYKKRSGMTGTAMTEADEFQEIYGMEVREIPTNRTSSREDLPDLVYKSEREKFNAIVDEVMELWKVGRPVLVGTRSIEKSEKLASMLRHKGVPCQVLNAKYHEMEAEIIAQAGRKGAVTIATNMAGRGTDILLGGNPQDQAEYEVVKNLGGLHVLGTERHESRRIDNQLRGRCGRQGDPGSTRFYLALDDELMRLFGSDRIAPLMEKLGMKEGEVIESGLVSYQIENAQRRVETHNFDIRKQLLDYDNVMNKQREVVYKLRDEVLFGETVGEQIKAMISEDVAEAVESAIPDDNDSRTWNLIELSAYLERTFAIAWIPTAEEAKRLSKEPLKSQLLKAAMDVYSRRPADFTGYDFKEVEKMVMLQMIDKAWKNHLYDLDHLKKAIFLRSYAQKDPKVEYQKESFRYFEALLGRVREQTVEYVFRVEAPKAPVAPPPIVAVHPEASETSGADAPPEPSRPVRPAAPKSILSGGGAVPNAIQSIGRNDPCYCGSGKKYKKCHGADAPN; encoded by the coding sequence ATGATCAAAGCCACTTTCGAGAAGATCTTCGGCACGCCCAGCGAGCGCACGCTCAAGCGCTTCGCCCCTCTGCTGGCCCAGTGCAACGCCTTCGAGGCCGAGGTCCAGGGCCTGTCCGACGCCGATTTCCCGGTCCGCACGGCCGCCCTCAAAGCCCGCGTCGCCGAGCTGTTCTCCGCCATCGCGGTCCCCGAGAACGACGAGGACCAGCGCAAGGAGCGCAAGGAGGCCGAGACCGCGGCCCTCAACGAGGTCCTCCCCGAGGCCTTCGCCCTGTGCCGCGAGGCCGCGAAGCGCTCGATCGGCCTGCGCCACTTCGACGTCCAGCTGCTGGGCGGCATGGTCCTGCACAACGGCTCGATCGCCGAGATGCGCACCGGCGAAGGAAAAACGCTCGTCGCGACCGCTCCCGCCTACCTGAACGCGCTCGTCGGGAAGGGCTGCCACATCGTCACGGTCAACGACTACCTGGCCAAGCGCGACAGCGAGTGGATGGGTCCCGTCTACCGCTTCCTCGGCCTGACCGTCGGCTGCGTCCAGCACGACGCCTCCACCCAGGAGCGGCAGTCCGCCTACCGCTGCGACATCACCTTCATCACCAACAACGAGCTCGGCTTCGACTACCTGCGCGACAACATGGTCGTGCGCAAGGACGAGCGCGTGCTGCAGCACCTCTACTACGCGATCATCGACGAGGTCGACTCGATCCTCATCGACGAGGCGCGCACCCCGCTGATCATCTCCGGCGCCGCCGAGAAGTCCACCGAGCGCTACGCGATCGTCAACAAGCTGATCCCGCACCTCAAGGTCCGCATCATCACGGAGGAGGACGAGATCCAGGCGAAGTACCAGGGGACCGACCTTCAGAAGGGGTTTGACGCGATCGTCGACGAGAAGAACCACACCGCCATCCTCACCGAGGAGGGCGTCTCGAAGTGCGAGGCGCTCCTCGGCCTGACGAACCTCTACGACGACCTCGAGGGCGAGTGGGTCCACCACATCACCCAGGCGCTGCGCGCGTGGCACCTCTACAAGCGCGACGTCGAGTACGTCGTCAAGGACGGGGAAGTGATCATCGTCGACGAGTTCACCGGCCGCCTCATGCCCGGCCGCCGCTGGTCCGACGGCCTGCACCAGGCCGTCGAGGCCCACGAGAACCTGTCCCCGCGCGAGGAGAACCAGACCCTCGCGACGATCACCTTCCAGAACTTCTTCAAGATCTACAAGAAGCGCTCGGGCATGACCGGCACGGCGATGACCGAGGCCGACGAGTTCCAGGAGATCTACGGCATGGAGGTCCGCGAGATCCCGACGAACCGGACCTCGAGCCGCGAGGACCTGCCCGACCTCGTCTACAAGAGCGAGCGCGAGAAGTTCAACGCGATCGTCGACGAGGTCATGGAGCTGTGGAAGGTCGGCCGTCCCGTCCTCGTCGGCACGCGCTCGATCGAGAAGTCGGAGAAGCTGGCCTCGATGCTGCGCCACAAGGGCGTGCCCTGCCAGGTCCTCAACGCCAAGTACCACGAGATGGAGGCCGAGATCATCGCCCAGGCCGGCCGCAAGGGCGCGGTCACCATCGCGACGAACATGGCCGGACGCGGCACGGACATCCTGCTCGGCGGCAACCCGCAGGACCAGGCCGAGTACGAGGTCGTCAAGAACCTCGGCGGCCTCCACGTCCTCGGCACCGAGCGTCACGAGTCGCGCCGCATCGACAACCAGCTTCGCGGCCGCTGCGGCCGCCAGGGCGACCCCGGCTCCACCCGCTTCTACCTCGCTCTCGACGACGAGCTGATGCGCCTGTTCGGCTCGGACCGCATCGCGCCCCTGATGGAGAAGCTCGGCATGAAGGAGGGCGAGGTCATCGAGTCCGGCCTCGTCTCCTATCAGATCGAGAACGCGCAGCGCCGGGTCGAGACCCACAACTTCGACATTCGAAAACAGCTCCTAGACTACGACAACGTGATGAACAAGCAGCGCGAGGTCGTCTACAAGCTGCGCGACGAGGTGCTGTTCGGCGAGACCGTCGGCGAACAGATCAAGGCGATGATCTCCGAGGACGTGGCCGAGGCGGTCGAGAGCGCGATCCCCGACGACAACGACTCGCGGACCTGGAACCTCATCGAGCTGTCCGCCTACCTCGAGCGCACGTTCGCGATCGCCTGGATCCCGACGGCCGAGGAGGCGAAGCGGTTGTCCAAGGAGCCGCTGAAGAGCCAGCTCCTCAAGGCCGCGATGGACGTCTACTCGCGCCGCCCCGCCGACTTCACCGGCTACGACTTCAAGGAAGTCGAGAAGATGGTCATGCTCCAGATGATCGACAAGGCGTGGAAGAACCACCTCTACGACCTCGACCATCTCAAGAAGGCGATCTTCCTGCGCTCTTACGCGCAGAAGGACCCGAAGGTCGAGTATCAGAAGGAGTCCTTCCGCTACTTCGAGGCCCTGCTCGGGCGCGTGCGCGAGCAGACCGTCGAGTACGTCTTCCGCGTCGAGGCCCCCAAGGCCCCGGTGGCGCCCCCGCCGATCGTCGCCGTCCACCCCGAGGCGAGCGAGACGTCCGGAGCCGACGCGCCGCCCGAGCCGTCGCGCCCCGTCAGGCCCGCCGCCCCGAAGAGCATCCTGTCCGGCGGCGGCGCGGTGCCCAACGCCATCCAGAGCATCGGCCGCAACGACCCCTGCTACTGCGGCTCCGGCAAGAAATACAAGAAATGCCACGGGGCCGACGCGCCCAACTGA
- a CDS encoding peptidylprolyl isomerase — translation MRALALAGLFVLTACGTAPRGETARFGALRSGLSSPDAAARARAAWDLGQLGLAEFPEGEAEPAVSVSLREAAAAALIPAVSDPEAPVRRAAVEALGKTGGVNIEDPLLSAATDIDAGVRGEVALALFRRRFLKRVPEYSTASLNKLLTLAVDPNPEVRWRANYAFSRFSDVRAEKMLTQAVKDPDKVTRLFAVRSLSKLVRKVDVSLLSDPDPYVRGEAAAAFGAAKAAGELPKSVFDDPSVHVRAAAADAVAATGDAALAPRLETMADTDTPMPRGRALIALAKLRGPAESARLSLARSNPHWWIRSRAYEASALLPDAAAILSAGVLDPDARVAAQALETLASSIAPAAAAAIERVLRDPKAELELLGTAVDAATERKSPEFAVALRSAWERPGLTAEVRDNLRKALKASGVAVKAGPGLDPPKTFAPLASSPTMVLETEKGTVELYLDKEAAPNTAAAIADAARRGVYDGTVWHRVVTAFVVQGGDPRGSGWGDDGFRLVDEVNRLPFLRGTLGMPKAGPDTGGCQLFVSLVPTPHLDGRYTAFGRVIAGMDVLDALQPGDKIVKASLR, via the coding sequence GTGCGCGCGCTCGCTCTCGCCGGTCTCTTCGTCCTGACCGCCTGCGGCACGGCTCCGCGCGGCGAGACCGCGAGGTTCGGGGCCCTGCGCTCCGGGCTGAGCTCCCCGGACGCCGCCGCCCGCGCGCGCGCCGCCTGGGACCTGGGCCAGCTCGGCCTGGCCGAGTTCCCCGAGGGCGAGGCCGAGCCCGCCGTCTCCGTCTCGCTCCGCGAGGCCGCGGCCGCGGCCCTGATCCCCGCCGTCTCCGATCCGGAGGCTCCCGTGCGCCGCGCCGCCGTCGAGGCGCTCGGCAAGACCGGCGGCGTGAACATCGAGGATCCCTTGCTGTCCGCCGCCACCGATATCGACGCCGGCGTGAGAGGCGAAGTCGCTCTGGCTCTGTTCCGTCGAAGGTTCCTGAAAAGAGTCCCGGAATACTCGACCGCAAGCCTTAATAAGCTGTTGACGCTCGCTGTCGACCCCAACCCCGAGGTCCGTTGGCGGGCGAACTACGCGTTCTCGCGATTCTCCGACGTCCGTGCGGAGAAGATGTTGACGCAAGCCGTGAAGGACCCCGACAAGGTCACCCGTCTTTTTGCCGTTCGATCTCTTTCAAAGCTGGTCCGTAAGGTCGACGTATCGTTGTTGTCCGACCCCGACCCCTACGTCCGCGGCGAGGCCGCCGCCGCGTTCGGCGCGGCCAAGGCCGCGGGAGAGCTTCCGAAGTCGGTATTCGACGATCCGTCCGTCCATGTGCGCGCCGCCGCTGCCGACGCCGTCGCCGCCACCGGCGACGCCGCCCTCGCTCCGCGCCTCGAGACGATGGCCGACACCGACACCCCCATGCCCCGCGGCCGCGCCCTGATCGCCCTCGCCAAGCTCCGCGGCCCCGCCGAGTCCGCGCGTCTCTCCCTCGCCCGCTCGAACCCCCACTGGTGGATCCGCTCCCGCGCCTACGAGGCGTCCGCCCTCCTCCCCGACGCCGCCGCGATCCTGAGCGCCGGCGTCTTGGACCCCGACGCGCGCGTCGCCGCCCAGGCCCTGGAGACCTTGGCCTCCTCCATCGCGCCGGCCGCCGCCGCCGCCATCGAGCGTGTCCTGCGCGACCCCAAGGCCGAGCTCGAGCTCCTCGGCACCGCCGTCGACGCCGCGACCGAGCGCAAGTCCCCGGAGTTCGCCGTCGCCCTGCGCTCCGCGTGGGAGCGCCCCGGCCTCACCGCCGAGGTCCGCGACAACCTGCGCAAGGCGCTGAAGGCCTCCGGCGTCGCCGTAAAGGCCGGCCCCGGCCTCGACCCGCCCAAGACCTTCGCGCCGCTGGCCTCCTCCCCGACCATGGTCCTGGAGACGGAAAAGGGGACCGTCGAGCTGTATCTCGACAAGGAGGCCGCGCCGAACACCGCCGCCGCGATCGCCGACGCCGCGCGCCGCGGCGTCTACGACGGGACGGTCTGGCACCGCGTGGTGACCGCCTTCGTCGTCCAGGGCGGCGACCCGCGCGGCTCGGGCTGGGGCGACGACGGCTTCCGGCTCGTCGACGAGGTCAACCGCCTCCCCTTCCTGCGCGGGACCCTCGGCATGCCCAAGGCTGGCCCCGACACGGGCGGCTGCCAGCTGTTCGTGAGCCTCGTCCCGACCCCTCACCTCGACGGCCGCTATACGGCCTTCGGCCGCGTGATCGCGGGCATGGACGTCCTCGACGCCCTCCAGCCCGGCGACAAGATCGTCAAAGCGAGCTTGCGCTAG
- a CDS encoding homoserine kinase, whose product MTKVLARVTVTAPASTSNLGPGFDCLGLALGLRNELVLELHDASGPPLVEIEGAGAEDLPRGEQNMLVHAARQVLPASLPGRLVFKARNRVPLARGLGSSAAAIVAGLWAGAHLLGTLRRSEDELEQMAVALEGHPDNIAPCVHGGLTASLAVDGRARAHRLGIHPSLSTVVCIPDFELSTKKARGVLPETVFLADAVFNTSRALLLAKTLESGHVSRLPELMKDRLHQPYRAKLVPGLEDALTAAVEHGAAGAALSGSGPTVFAFVEGRNASVGDAMVKAFSKHGVGSRWLALAVDHQGVRVER is encoded by the coding sequence ATGACCAAGGTCCTCGCGCGCGTGACGGTGACGGCTCCGGCGTCCACGAGCAACCTCGGGCCGGGCTTCGACTGCCTGGGCCTGGCGCTCGGTCTGCGCAACGAGCTCGTCCTCGAGCTGCACGACGCCTCCGGCCCGCCCTTGGTCGAGATCGAGGGAGCGGGCGCAGAGGACCTGCCCCGCGGCGAGCAGAACATGCTCGTCCACGCCGCCCGCCAGGTGCTGCCCGCCTCCTTGCCCGGGCGCCTCGTCTTCAAGGCGCGCAACCGCGTGCCGCTCGCGCGAGGCCTCGGCTCGTCGGCGGCGGCGATCGTCGCCGGCCTGTGGGCCGGCGCCCACCTCCTCGGGACCTTGCGCCGCTCCGAGGACGAGCTCGAGCAGATGGCCGTCGCCCTCGAAGGCCATCCCGACAACATCGCGCCCTGCGTCCACGGCGGCCTCACCGCGAGCCTCGCGGTCGACGGCCGCGCGCGCGCCCATCGCCTCGGCATCCATCCCTCGCTGTCCACCGTGGTCTGCATCCCCGACTTCGAGCTGTCCACGAAGAAGGCCCGCGGCGTCCTGCCCGAGACCGTGTTCCTCGCCGACGCCGTGTTCAACACCTCGCGCGCGCTCCTGCTGGCGAAGACGCTCGAGTCCGGCCACGTCTCGCGGCTGCCCGAGCTGATGAAGGACCGCCTGCACCAGCCCTACCGCGCGAAGCTCGTCCCGGGCCTCGAGGACGCGTTGACCGCCGCCGTCGAGCACGGCGCCGCCGGCGCCGCGCTCTCGGGCTCGGGCCCGACCGTGTTCGCCTTCGTCGAGGGCCGCAACGCCTCGGTCGGCGACGCGATGGTCAAGGCCTTCTCGAAGCACGGCGTCGGGAGCCGCTGGCTCGCCTTGGCCGTCGACCATCAGGGAGTGCGCGTCGAGCGCTGA
- a CDS encoding homoserine dehydrogenase, translating into MNALNVAVAGLGTVGREAVRLLRARRAELKERLGAELRLVAVADHDAAREAKALGLPPAVSRYKDPLDMARRAEADLFVELLGGLEAPKRFALEVLGRGKALVTANKRLLAHAWPEITGAARASGARLAFEGSVAGGIPVLRALELSFSGDRVLGVDGILNGTTNYILSRGEEGLSPQDALKEAQRLGFAEKDPAMDLSGQDAAQKLSVLAGLVTGGWLKPGSFPVAGIEAVTARDLSFARERLGMAARLVASLRFDGKPGAPAVSASVAPTLVPLGHPLAAVRRQYNALLVHTASAGDLMFYGQGAGAGPTASAVVADVFVLARDIRGGIPAAAATARRLALTSPDHAVSSYYLRLEVLDRPGALARIADALADAGVSIAAIHQDKAAGGRSVPVMIVTHPAERGRFERARKRILSLSAVSPRHCAMRMMA; encoded by the coding sequence ATGAACGCCCTCAACGTCGCCGTGGCGGGCCTCGGGACCGTCGGCCGCGAAGCCGTCCGCCTGCTGCGCGCGCGCCGCGCCGAGCTCAAGGAGCGCCTCGGCGCCGAGCTGCGCCTTGTGGCCGTCGCCGACCACGACGCCGCCCGCGAGGCGAAAGCCCTCGGTCTTCCGCCCGCGGTCTCCCGTTACAAAGACCCGCTCGACATGGCGCGCCGAGCCGAGGCCGACCTGTTCGTCGAGCTGCTCGGCGGGCTGGAGGCGCCGAAGCGCTTCGCGCTCGAGGTCCTCGGCCGCGGCAAGGCCCTGGTCACGGCCAACAAGCGCCTGCTCGCCCACGCCTGGCCCGAGATCACCGGCGCGGCCCGCGCGAGCGGCGCGCGCCTCGCCTTCGAGGGCAGCGTCGCCGGCGGCATCCCGGTCCTGCGCGCGCTCGAGCTGTCCTTCTCCGGCGACCGCGTGCTCGGCGTCGACGGCATCCTCAACGGGACGACCAACTACATCTTATCGCGCGGAGAAGAAGGGCTCTCCCCGCAGGACGCGCTCAAAGAAGCCCAGAGGCTCGGCTTCGCCGAAAAGGACCCCGCGATGGACCTCTCGGGCCAGGACGCCGCGCAGAAGCTGAGCGTGCTCGCCGGCCTCGTCACCGGCGGCTGGCTCAAGCCCGGCTCCTTCCCCGTCGCGGGCATCGAGGCCGTGACCGCGCGCGACCTGTCCTTCGCGCGCGAGCGCCTCGGCATGGCCGCCCGTCTCGTCGCCTCGCTGCGCTTCGACGGCAAGCCCGGCGCGCCCGCCGTGTCCGCCTCCGTGGCTCCGACCTTGGTCCCCCTCGGCCATCCTCTCGCCGCGGTGCGCCGCCAGTACAACGCCCTCCTCGTGCACACCGCCTCCGCCGGCGACCTCATGTTCTACGGACAGGGCGCGGGCGCCGGGCCGACCGCGTCGGCCGTCGTCGCCGACGTGTTCGTCCTCGCGCGCGACATCCGCGGCGGGATCCCCGCGGCGGCCGCCACGGCCCGCCGCCTGGCGCTGACCTCGCCCGACCACGCGGTCTCTTCTTATTACCTGCGCCTCGAGGTCCTCGACCGTCCCGGAGCGCTGGCCCGCATCGCCGACGCCCTCGCGGACGCGGGCGTGTCCATCGCCGCGATCCATCAGGACAAGGCCGCCGGCGGCCGCTCGGTGCCCGTGATGATCGTGACGCATCCGGCGGAGCGCGGCCGCTTCGAGCGCGCGCGCAAACGCATCCTGTCCTTGTCCGCCGTTTCGCCGCGCCATTGCGCGATGAGGATGATGGCGTGA
- a CDS encoding threonine synthase, whose translation MRDEDDGVNGLISRWRARLPVTARTPVVTLGEGNTPLVRADRVAKAAGLPPGSVFLKVEGANPTGSFKDRGMTLAISKAVEAGASGVLCASTGNTSASAAAYAARAGLRCVVFLPKGKVAAGKLSQAVMHGAEIVEVAGNFDQALVMANEAAKTKGFALVNSSNPFRIEGQKTAAFEILEQLGRAPDNHFIPVGNAGNITAYWKGYKESAAKPRMFGWQAAGAAPLVSGRPILNPTTLATAIRIGSPVSWNGAIAARDESGGMIGKVTDAEILSAYRLLASREGVFCEPSSAASVAGLLKLGKAGKAPRGVSVCVLTGNGLKDPGITARFAPKIRRVKAGGRIEL comes from the coding sequence TTGCGCGATGAGGATGATGGCGTGAACGGTCTGATCTCGCGCTGGCGCGCCCGCCTGCCGGTGACGGCCCGCACGCCGGTCGTCACGCTCGGCGAGGGCAACACCCCCCTCGTCCGGGCCGACCGCGTGGCCAAGGCCGCGGGGCTGCCGCCCGGCTCCGTGTTCCTCAAGGTCGAGGGCGCCAACCCGACGGGATCCTTCAAAGATCGAGGCATGACGCTCGCGATCTCGAAGGCCGTCGAGGCGGGCGCTTCCGGCGTGCTGTGCGCCTCGACCGGCAACACCTCCGCGTCGGCGGCGGCGTACGCCGCGCGCGCGGGGCTGCGCTGCGTCGTGTTCCTGCCCAAGGGCAAGGTCGCCGCGGGCAAGCTCTCCCAGGCCGTCATGCACGGCGCCGAGATCGTCGAGGTCGCCGGCAACTTCGACCAGGCGCTCGTGATGGCCAACGAGGCCGCCAAGACCAAGGGCTTCGCCCTCGTCAACTCCTCGAACCCTTTCCGGATCGAAGGGCAGAAGACCGCGGCCTTCGAGATCCTGGAGCAGCTCGGCCGCGCGCCCGACAACCACTTCATCCCCGTCGGCAACGCCGGGAACATCACCGCGTACTGGAAAGGATATAAAGAGAGCGCGGCGAAGCCGCGCATGTTCGGCTGGCAGGCCGCCGGCGCCGCCCCGCTCGTCTCCGGCCGGCCCATCCTGAACCCGACGACGCTCGCGACCGCCATCCGCATCGGCTCCCCCGTCTCCTGGAACGGCGCGATCGCCGCCCGCGACGAGTCCGGCGGCATGATCGGGAAGGTCACCGACGCCGAGATCCTCTCCGCCTACCGGCTCCTCGCTTCGCGGGAAGGCGTGTTCTGCGAGCCCTCGTCGGCCGCCTCGGTCGCCGGCCTGCTCAAGCTCGGCAAGGCCGGGAAGGCCCCGCGCGGCGTCAGCGTCTGCGTGCTGACGGGCAACGGCCTCAAGGACCCCGGCATCACGGCGCGCTTCGCGCCGAAAATCCGCCGGGTGAAGGCGGGCGGACGGATCGAGCTCTGA